One Pyrofollis japonicus DNA window includes the following coding sequences:
- a CDS encoding HD domain-containing protein, producing the protein MSLETAVVVSPSLIEKYAAANPLIAKAYRLLEEDEEVNELLRVANIMAVGRLKYNDHGIVHARIVSGVALHLLDLLVKAGREPTTLRDGTAKSLDDVRLIVLFSAYLHDIGNAVHRTFHEYVGALLAKDILNRLLPELGITGRRLIDIRQEVMHSIFATEYNTRCLTMECGIVKISDGLDMAEGRARVPYKMGKLDMHAVSAISIKRVEIEQGERPIKIIVNMNDMAGLFQVEQVLMPKVLTSTIEDDVEIYIRIDGRLRKYYPKE; encoded by the coding sequence ATGAGCCTTGAAACGGCCGTCGTTGTTTCTCCTAGCCTAATAGAAAAATATGCAGCAGCAAACCCGTTGATAGCTAAGGCGTATAGATTGCTCGAGGAGGATGAGGAGGTTAACGAGCTGCTCCGCGTCGCCAATATAATGGCTGTTGGCAGGCTAAAGTACAACGACCACGGCATAGTACATGCACGAATAGTATCGGGAGTAGCGCTACACTTGCTTGACCTGCTAGTGAAGGCTGGTAGAGAACCAACAACTCTCCGAGACGGCACTGCCAAGAGCCTCGACGATGTAAGGCTCATAGTATTGTTCTCTGCCTATTTGCACGATATCGGTAATGCCGTGCATAGGACGTTCCACGAATACGTGGGCGCACTTCTGGCAAAGGACATACTGAATAGACTGCTACCCGAGCTCGGTATAACAGGGCGCCGCCTCATCGATATAAGGCAGGAAGTAATGCACTCGATATTCGCGACAGAGTACAATACTCGCTGCCTTACAATGGAGTGCGGCATAGTCAAGATAAGCGATGGCCTCGATATGGCGGAGGGACGAGCAAGAGTACCATACAAGATGGGCAAGCTCGACATGCACGCGGTATCAGCTATAAGTATAAAGAGAGTTGAAATAGAGCAAGGAGAACGCCCAATAAAGATAATTGTCAACATGAACGACATGGCAGGCCTCTTCCAAGTAGAGCAAGTACTCATGCCAAAAGTCTTAACGAGCACCATCGAAGACGATGTTGAAATATACATAAGGATAGATGGGAGACTTAGGAAGTACTACCCCAAGGAGTAG
- a CDS encoding aminopeptidase, translated as MKSPIEKLAQLIVDYCVSVKKGDEVTIGAGLEALPLVREIFKEVVKRGAYPLLVSLEDEALDEILYRYATDEVLEHVSPVEKLLSETITVAIRILAPSHTKHLMGIPAERMVKRSRARFELMKIFMERSARNELRWTIAPYPTRALAQEAGMGILEYEEFVYHATMVDRDDPVKAWQEQARWQQKIADFLNKVSELKYVGPGIDFYIRVDGRKWINDDGKYNMPGGEVFTGPIEDSAEGYIEFDYPAIWRGHEVEGVRLVFRKGQVVEAKAHRGEEFLKKMLETDEGAKRLGELAFGLNYNITRFTKEILFDEKIGGTMHIALGASYPETGGKNQSSIHWDMIKSLKNHKVYADGDLIYENGKFIEEVL; from the coding sequence TTGAAGTCGCCAATCGAAAAACTAGCCCAGCTAATAGTTGACTATTGTGTATCGGTCAAGAAAGGTGACGAGGTAACCATAGGGGCAGGTCTCGAAGCGCTTCCCCTGGTTAGGGAGATTTTCAAAGAAGTTGTGAAGCGGGGAGCCTATCCACTACTAGTTTCACTAGAAGACGAAGCTCTTGACGAAATACTCTATCGCTATGCAACAGACGAGGTACTAGAGCATGTAAGCCCGGTGGAGAAACTATTATCAGAGACAATAACTGTAGCAATAAGAATACTTGCTCCTAGCCACACTAAGCACTTAATGGGAATCCCGGCTGAACGAATGGTTAAGAGAAGTAGGGCACGGTTTGAGCTAATGAAGATATTCATGGAGAGGAGCGCAAGGAACGAACTCAGGTGGACAATAGCTCCGTATCCTACGAGGGCTCTTGCACAAGAGGCAGGCATGGGTATACTTGAATACGAGGAGTTCGTTTACCATGCAACCATGGTTGACCGTGATGACCCTGTCAAGGCTTGGCAAGAACAAGCTCGCTGGCAGCAAAAGATAGCTGATTTTCTGAACAAGGTATCGGAGCTCAAGTATGTTGGCCCAGGGATCGATTTCTATATACGTGTAGATGGCCGAAAGTGGATAAACGATGACGGCAAATACAATATGCCTGGTGGGGAAGTATTCACCGGGCCAATAGAAGATAGCGCTGAAGGATACATAGAGTTCGACTATCCCGCTATATGGCGTGGCCACGAGGTTGAAGGAGTAAGACTTGTGTTTAGAAAGGGACAAGTCGTTGAAGCAAAGGCGCATAGAGGCGAAGAATTCTTAAAGAAGATGCTTGAAACTGATGAAGGTGCAAAGCGTCTCGGAGAACTAGCATTTGGGCTCAACTACAATATAACCAGGTTTACGAAAGAAATACTCTTTGACGAGAAAATAGGAGGCACAATGCATATCGCGTTAGGAGCTTCGTACCCCGAGACCGGTGGGAAGAACCAGTCAAGCATACACTGGGACATGATAAAGAGCTTAAAGAACCACAAAGTATATGCCGACGGCGACCTTATATACGAGAATGGCAAATTTATCGAGGAAGTACTCTAA
- a CDS encoding UbiA-like polyprenyltransferase gives MSKAVVWDPGRVSKRNRLEAIMKLIRIEHTLFSLPFAYAGAVLAYPRGLGLWEAIWIGLAVLGLRSAAMSFNNIADLDIDRLNPRTAKRPLVTEAVRLRDAWLVVVVGSLLYYLSAAMLNIYALILSPLLWILAMTYPYAKRVHWLPHLHLGLVLGFVVFGGAVAVYGSHAKSLMDVLTHIPWIYVVAVTLWVAGFDAYYAIMDEDFDRKMGLGSLAARFGAGGALLASRIIHGITALLLLISIPVYGLGPIGALGVIMGIALLLYQHYILYRDGLQAIPRAFNTNLLLGIVIGLGVFLDKLIYLYAH, from the coding sequence ATGAGTAAGGCTGTGGTGTGGGATCCGGGAAGGGTCTCAAAGCGTAACCGCCTTGAAGCAATAATGAAGCTCATACGTATAGAACATACCCTGTTTAGTCTCCCCTTCGCCTACGCTGGCGCCGTGCTTGCTTATCCCCGGGGCTTAGGCCTATGGGAGGCTATTTGGATAGGCCTAGCTGTTCTTGGGCTTCGCTCAGCCGCAATGAGCTTTAACAATATTGCTGATCTTGATATTGACCGGCTTAATCCGCGCACAGCTAAGAGGCCACTAGTGACAGAAGCTGTTCGGCTAAGAGATGCATGGCTTGTAGTGGTGGTGGGTAGCCTTCTCTATTACCTGTCAGCTGCGATGTTGAACATTTACGCGCTAATACTTAGCCCTCTGCTCTGGATACTTGCAATGACCTATCCTTATGCTAAAAGGGTTCACTGGCTGCCGCACCTGCACCTAGGCCTTGTTCTAGGATTTGTTGTTTTCGGTGGAGCAGTAGCGGTATATGGTTCTCATGCTAAGAGCTTAATGGACGTTCTGACACACATTCCGTGGATCTATGTTGTAGCAGTCACGCTATGGGTAGCGGGCTTCGACGCGTACTATGCAATAATGGACGAGGATTTTGACAGAAAAATGGGCCTTGGAAGTCTCGCAGCCCGCTTCGGTGCAGGAGGAGCGCTACTCGCAAGCAGGATAATACACGGTATCACGGCCCTACTTCTACTAATCAGTATTCCCGTCTACGGCCTAGGCCCTATAGGCGCCTTAGGCGTAATAATGGGTATAGCCCTCCTATTGTACCAGCACTATATATTGTACAGGGATGGGCTTCAAGCAATACCTAGGGCTTTTAACACTAACCTCTTGCTCGGAATAGTTATCGGGCTAGGCGTGTTTTTAGACAAACTAATCTACTTGTATGCTCATTAA
- a CDS encoding UbiD family decarboxylase → MAAFTDLRGFIDTLAERGELRVIREPLSPILEIPAALRIVMQRRGPALLFENVKGFPGWRVVGNLFGTIDRIKLGLGVGRLEEIGERLVSFAWRPPPTGIGEKLKSLREALDLGRYAPRRVRRAAFEETVLEGEEASLSKLPLFKTWPKDGGRYITFGQVYIRDPATGVTNIGVYRVMEKSGREAVIHWQLHKRGRHAYLSAIERGSEIPVAIVIGAEPAAMLVGVMPVPYPLDKLLFAGVMAGKGINVYKLPSGIMVPASSEVVIEGVIEPGRESEEGPFGDHWGYYDKPVHQFPVMRVERIWMRKDPIYVGTVVGKPVLEDAAIGKAVERIFLPMLRTLLPEIVDVNFPEHGVFQGMMIVSIRKTYPGQAKKVMMALWGLGQTALTKIIIVVDRDIDVHDLNQVVWAVSANVDPQRDVVVVPNTHTDHLDPAVPVPGYGSKLGIDATRKLPEENNWKEWPEEVKEDPDIEKKVVEVLSREGVLR, encoded by the coding sequence GTGGCCGCATTCACAGACCTTCGTGGATTTATTGACACCTTAGCAGAGCGGGGTGAGCTACGAGTAATTCGCGAGCCCTTGAGCCCTATCTTGGAAATTCCTGCGGCTCTCCGCATAGTCATGCAGAGGCGAGGCCCGGCTCTTCTCTTCGAGAATGTGAAAGGATTTCCAGGCTGGAGGGTTGTAGGCAACCTTTTCGGCACAATTGATCGCATCAAGCTAGGTCTCGGCGTAGGCAGGCTTGAAGAGATCGGTGAACGCCTAGTTTCTTTCGCGTGGCGTCCCCCGCCTACTGGTATCGGAGAAAAGTTGAAGAGCCTACGAGAAGCGCTTGATCTAGGCAGGTATGCTCCACGTCGTGTCCGAAGAGCAGCCTTTGAGGAGACTGTGCTCGAGGGCGAAGAGGCCAGCCTCTCTAAGCTTCCGCTTTTCAAGACCTGGCCAAAGGACGGTGGCCGCTACATAACATTCGGCCAGGTCTACATACGTGACCCAGCTACGGGTGTGACCAATATAGGCGTTTACCGTGTAATGGAGAAATCAGGTAGGGAAGCAGTTATACATTGGCAGCTCCACAAGCGTGGCCGACATGCATACCTAAGCGCTATCGAGAGAGGAAGCGAAATACCGGTTGCAATAGTCATTGGCGCAGAGCCGGCAGCAATGCTGGTTGGCGTTATGCCTGTCCCCTATCCGCTTGACAAGCTTCTCTTCGCCGGAGTAATGGCGGGTAAAGGAATCAACGTGTACAAGCTGCCTAGCGGGATAATGGTCCCAGCATCATCCGAGGTAGTAATTGAAGGAGTGATTGAGCCGGGCAGGGAGTCTGAGGAGGGCCCATTTGGAGACCATTGGGGTTACTATGACAAACCAGTACACCAGTTCCCGGTCATGCGTGTTGAGCGTATATGGATGAGGAAGGACCCTATCTATGTCGGAACGGTTGTTGGGAAGCCAGTGCTAGAGGACGCAGCCATCGGTAAGGCAGTTGAGAGGATATTCCTCCCGATGCTCCGAACCCTTCTCCCAGAGATAGTTGACGTAAACTTTCCCGAGCACGGTGTGTTCCAGGGCATGATGATTGTGTCGATAAGGAAGACTTATCCAGGCCAGGCTAAGAAAGTTATGATGGCTCTATGGGGTCTTGGGCAGACTGCACTCACAAAAATAATAATAGTTGTTGACCGCGACATAGATGTTCACGACTTGAACCAAGTCGTCTGGGCAGTATCGGCTAATGTTGACCCTCAAAGAGATGTCGTGGTTGTTCCGAATACGCACACAGATCATCTGGACCCTGCAGTGCCTGTTCCAGGCTATGGTAGCAAGCTGGGCATTGACGCTACTCGTAAATTGCCTGAGGAAAATAATTGGAAAGAATGGCCTGAGGAAGTAAAGGAGGACCCTGATATAGAAAAGAAGGTTGTTGAGGTTCTTAGCCGCGAGGGTGTACTGAGATGA
- a CDS encoding ABC transporter ATP-binding protein, translated as MEHSKLAVRVNNLYKSFGAQIVLAGISIEAYTGEVVAIVGPNGSGKTTLLRIIAGLEEPDKGRVEVNGRALLVFQENLLLPWKKIRDNIALGLYYRKLPSMVIEKRVQEVARLLDLEDHLEKYPWQVSGGTARKAAIARILVLDPDILLLDEPLAGLDVKTRQALLDRIVWIAHTMDKTVILVDHSIETVAAYVDRLYVIGYPPSKVEAEIDLRGIEPRKRLTKVYEALAKTMQE; from the coding sequence ATGGAGCATAGCAAGCTAGCAGTAAGGGTAAACAATCTTTACAAGAGCTTTGGAGCCCAAATCGTGCTCGCAGGGATATCTATAGAAGCATACACTGGAGAAGTAGTAGCAATAGTGGGGCCCAATGGCAGTGGCAAAACAACCTTACTACGAATCATAGCGGGCCTCGAAGAGCCCGATAAAGGTAGAGTAGAGGTAAACGGCCGCGCTCTACTGGTCTTCCAGGAAAACCTCCTTCTGCCGTGGAAAAAGATACGCGATAATATCGCTCTAGGGCTCTATTATAGAAAGCTTCCCAGCATGGTTATCGAGAAAAGAGTACAGGAAGTCGCACGGCTTCTAGACCTTGAAGACCACTTAGAGAAATACCCATGGCAAGTAAGCGGGGGGACTGCGAGGAAGGCAGCAATCGCCCGAATACTAGTACTTGATCCCGACATACTATTACTAGACGAGCCGCTAGCAGGGCTTGACGTAAAGACGCGTCAGGCATTACTGGATAGGATAGTCTGGATAGCCCATACAATGGATAAGACAGTAATCTTAGTAGATCATAGCATAGAAACTGTGGCAGCCTATGTTGACCGCCTTTACGTGATAGGATATCCTCCAAGCAAAGTAGAAGCAGAGATAGATCTCAGAGGAATAGAGCCCCGCAAAAGACTAACAAAGGTCTATGAGGCCTTAGCGAAAACTATGCAAGAATAG
- a CDS encoding ABC transporter permease produces MFFPGQVPGVASTLLFIASEGFSKISYNTGLTLLRSTIGFSLGFATALLLGLLYTLHPLLRETVRALNTILQSISVLIWVVVLVMIFGVLSPLPPILVAALVSLPIVLAATVSGLDASSKKLAELAAMIGANRLSYYKDFLLPSLAPTLAGAARSALGAALRISVVAEAFGSSGGIGYMITNYYNLAEPEGVFAWGLILVVLMILLDKAVLEPIEKRAARWSIAS; encoded by the coding sequence GTGTTTTTCCCCGGACAAGTACCCGGCGTCGCCTCCACGCTGTTGTTCATTGCGTCAGAGGGGTTCTCAAAAATATCCTATAATACGGGGCTAACATTGCTGCGAAGCACCATAGGCTTCTCCCTGGGCTTCGCCACCGCCCTGCTCCTAGGGCTGCTATATACGCTGCATCCTCTACTGAGAGAGACCGTAAGAGCGTTAAACACGATACTGCAAAGCATATCCGTACTCATCTGGGTAGTAGTCCTCGTCATGATATTCGGGGTGCTTAGCCCCCTACCACCGATACTTGTTGCAGCCTTGGTCTCCCTCCCCATAGTCCTAGCAGCAACGGTGTCAGGCCTTGATGCGAGTAGCAAGAAACTCGCAGAGCTAGCGGCAATGATTGGAGCAAATAGGCTTAGTTATTACAAGGACTTCCTTCTCCCAAGCCTTGCGCCTACGCTGGCGGGCGCGGCGCGCTCGGCCCTAGGAGCAGCGCTGAGAATCAGTGTAGTTGCTGAAGCCTTCGGGAGCAGCGGCGGCATAGGTTATATGATAACCAACTACTATAACCTCGCGGAGCCGGAAGGAGTATTCGCTTGGGGACTAATACTCGTCGTACTAATGATCCTCCTAGACAAGGCCGTGCTAGAGCCCATAGAGAAGAGGGCTGCACGATGGAGCATAGCAAGCTAG
- a CDS encoding ABC transporter substrate-binding protein, with product MGRGALFAVTAVIILAIIGVIIYYAYEHTGGREHSAQFTTSPSTSHVEATGIERQKTSTTSKETHAMNKLPEIRIGTIRGGISSLDVILAKKLDEENGFRVKLVLFTATLDLANAIAHGDVDVAIIPAEFVAKLREKGTNVTILAVDFYQNQAIVVQGDENITSIEDLKGKKIAAFKPTGTYAMFKAYMKAIYGLNAETSFNIVNLPPPQIVQAFAKKEVDAAVIWEPFVSRLIADYGGEILVSYQELWQKWGKHIGDNGVMIVYAARGDWAAEHPGLVEKLLAARSKAASIWNSDEELAEKILVDNYGVSKEAAKLCWSRLKMETAKELTKGLVKNILAVWELAREGGYISSQPESLAKGAFWEAGQ from the coding sequence ATGGGGCGTGGAGCGCTCTTTGCGGTAACAGCAGTAATTATTCTCGCGATAATAGGTGTGATAATCTACTATGCCTATGAGCACACGGGTGGTCGTGAGCATTCAGCGCAATTTACTACGTCGCCATCCACGAGCCATGTTGAGGCAACGGGCATAGAACGGCAAAAAACATCAACGACCAGCAAAGAAACCCATGCCATGAACAAGTTGCCCGAAATAAGAATTGGTACAATACGTGGCGGTATCTCGAGTCTCGACGTAATACTTGCGAAGAAGCTGGACGAGGAAAACGGGTTTAGGGTTAAACTTGTACTTTTCACAGCCACTCTTGACCTAGCAAATGCGATAGCTCATGGAGATGTCGATGTAGCTATAATACCTGCTGAGTTCGTGGCAAAGCTGCGCGAAAAAGGCACCAATGTAACGATACTTGCTGTTGACTTCTATCAGAACCAGGCCATAGTTGTGCAGGGAGATGAGAACATAACCAGCATAGAGGACTTGAAGGGTAAAAAAATAGCAGCGTTTAAGCCCACTGGGACCTATGCGATGTTCAAGGCGTATATGAAGGCCATCTATGGGCTTAACGCCGAGACTAGCTTTAATATAGTTAACCTGCCTCCTCCGCAAATAGTGCAAGCGTTTGCAAAGAAGGAAGTAGATGCAGCAGTAATATGGGAGCCCTTCGTATCAAGGCTCATAGCAGATTACGGGGGCGAAATACTCGTATCGTATCAAGAGCTTTGGCAAAAGTGGGGTAAGCACATAGGAGACAACGGCGTGATGATTGTCTATGCTGCCCGCGGAGACTGGGCAGCAGAGCATCCAGGGCTGGTGGAGAAGCTATTAGCTGCTAGGAGCAAAGCAGCAAGCATATGGAACAGTGACGAGGAGCTCGCCGAAAAAATACTCGTAGATAACTACGGGGTAAGCAAGGAGGCAGCAAAGCTTTGCTGGAGCAGACTAAAAATGGAGACAGCGAAGGAACTCACCAAAGGCCTAGTGAAGAACATATTGGCGGTCTGGGAGTTAGCAAGGGAAGGAGGCTACATCTCTTCACAGCCGGAAAGTCTAGCAAAGGGAGCGTTCTGGGAGGCTGGGCAGTAG
- a CDS encoding YbhB/YbcL family Raf kinase inhibitor-like protein, whose protein sequence is MLFGRRREYLVKRGKEFVVRSPSFENSGRIPVRHTCDGEDVSPRLEWSGAPENTKSYVLIMYDPDAPVGTFIHWVLYNIPGTRNYVEENVPRAPEVPGLGVHGVNDFGFYGYGGPCPPRGHGEHRYFFALHALDISDIGLGPGAKASQVIDRIKDHVIGYAVLMGRYSRG, encoded by the coding sequence TTGTTGTTTGGTAGGCGTCGTGAATACCTTGTTAAGCGTGGCAAGGAGTTTGTTGTTCGTTCGCCGAGCTTCGAGAATAGTGGCCGCATTCCAGTAAGGCATACGTGTGATGGGGAGGATGTGTCGCCTAGGCTTGAGTGGAGTGGTGCACCAGAGAATACTAAGTCTTATGTCCTCATAATGTATGACCCTGATGCGCCTGTAGGCACTTTTATTCATTGGGTCTTGTACAATATACCTGGTACGAGAAACTACGTTGAAGAAAATGTGCCGCGTGCACCAGAAGTCCCAGGTCTCGGAGTCCATGGAGTCAACGATTTCGGCTTCTATGGATACGGTGGTCCTTGCCCGCCACGAGGGCATGGTGAGCATCGCTACTTCTTTGCGTTGCATGCTCTCGATATAAGCGATATAGGTCTTGGTCCTGGAGCCAAGGCATCACAAGTAATAGATAGAATAAAGGATCACGTTATAGGATATGCTGTACTTATGGGGCGATATAGCCGAGGCTAA
- a CDS encoding phospholipase D family protein produces the protein MKCYSGLEASKKLKSLIANAIQALWVATAFLDNTGASLLSEAAKRGVQVRLLASDRVDEVLLENLSKSGVEVRVYEEQFLHTKIYIADGRALVGSANLTRPALEASNIEVLCEVDLREAVNQFNKLWDIAKPLIKTPPRTSTSLQLVFIITERREEYTRIIEFTVPDPEVKLTLVNPEAPGGYMIAEIGDIHFRALEPICDTMRDLSKSYSFHNKIGVIEAQDLSRCGLSEHPKCSDVLSQLRPTRLLKDEEAVEVARRLYLVWDITAAFLNGLDSENLERL, from the coding sequence GTGAAATGCTATAGTGGCTTAGAGGCCTCTAAAAAGCTAAAATCGTTAATAGCAAACGCTATCCAAGCACTATGGGTTGCAACAGCATTCCTCGATAATACTGGTGCTAGCCTCTTAAGTGAAGCGGCTAAAAGAGGCGTGCAAGTTAGACTTCTCGCTTCGGATCGTGTTGATGAAGTACTCCTTGAAAACCTCTCGAAAAGCGGCGTCGAGGTTAGGGTTTATGAAGAGCAGTTCCTCCACACAAAGATATACATTGCTGACGGAAGAGCCCTAGTAGGCTCCGCAAACCTAACCCGGCCAGCGCTTGAGGCCTCTAACATAGAGGTACTCTGTGAGGTAGACCTGAGGGAGGCTGTGAATCAGTTTAACAAACTATGGGACATCGCAAAACCCTTAATAAAAACGCCCCCTCGAACCAGCACCTCGCTTCAACTAGTCTTTATCATCACAGAGAGACGAGAGGAATACACAAGAATAATCGAGTTCACAGTACCTGACCCCGAGGTTAAACTAACACTAGTAAATCCTGAAGCACCCGGCGGTTACATGATAGCCGAGATAGGTGACATACACTTCCGCGCTCTTGAGCCAATCTGTGACACAATGAGAGATCTAAGCAAGTCGTATAGCTTCCATAACAAAATCGGTGTAATTGAGGCACAGGATCTATCAAGGTGCGGGCTTAGCGAACATCCAAAATGTAGCGATGTACTCTCCCAGCTTAGGCCGACACGCCTCCTAAAAGATGAGGAAGCTGTTGAAGTAGCGAGAAGATTATACCTTGTATGGGATATTACAGCAGCTTTCCTTAATGGGCTCGATTCAGAAAACTTAGAAAGGCTTTAG
- a CDS encoding type 1 periplasmic-binding domain-containing protein: MALTTFEEEIYLRALTGRLVGKALADLGVNKLAVVAPKNIICSSIATATEASFLDHSGGVTYHFMVELGANEEEVAKRVKEFGAQVVLLQFGGEDPIEKVKESFVKFLKAAAKENIPGAIVFHVRIFAAGGVAEALKDEEIKKFLETKDLYVYTVGFDEGKVYVNRVKIEGGEIKLEKLTEYQVTLEHADLLNRSLKNRKVTFQ; the protein is encoded by the coding sequence ATGGCCTTAACTACATTCGAAGAAGAGATCTATCTTCGAGCACTGACGGGTCGACTAGTGGGCAAGGCTCTCGCAGACCTAGGTGTAAACAAGCTAGCAGTAGTAGCGCCAAAGAATATCATATGTAGTAGCATAGCAACGGCGACAGAGGCCTCATTCCTAGATCATAGTGGCGGAGTTACATATCACTTCATGGTTGAGCTTGGGGCTAATGAAGAGGAAGTAGCCAAGAGGGTTAAAGAGTTTGGAGCACAAGTAGTACTGTTACAGTTTGGCGGCGAAGACCCAATAGAGAAGGTCAAAGAGAGCTTTGTCAAGTTCCTAAAGGCTGCTGCGAAAGAGAACATACCAGGCGCAATAGTGTTCCATGTAAGGATATTCGCCGCCGGTGGCGTAGCTGAAGCCCTCAAGGACGAAGAGATAAAGAAGTTCCTCGAAACCAAGGACCTATACGTCTACACTGTCGGCTTCGACGAGGGCAAAGTATACGTCAACAGGGTAAAGATAGAAGGCGGCGAGATAAAGCTAGAGAAATTGACAGAGTACCAAGTGACACTAGAGCACGCAGACCTCTTAAATCGCAGCCTAAAGAACAGAAAAGTAACATTCCAGTAA
- a CDS encoding aldo/keto reductase: MDYRFLGRTGLRVSRIGFGVYSLTGLYGSVPEEDAIELLRYAERLGINFFDTADVYANGYGEELLCRAFGERGMARIVVATKIGYDFYSRRTPPPRRYDETYLLWASEKSSERLCKKPIDLIQIHNPSLHVLRDMSFWKTVERLTEEGFAKHVGVALGPETDVLEHAIILLQHGRVESIQFVYNILEQEPGATIARMAASRGVGTIARVPHGGGVLDESITLAEARNLSDHRSLRRNGWYEWAFKVYSEVKNVLENAPGTPGQKALRFVIDSAPIDAVIVVAKNKDRLKEYIEALELPPLVNDIIRTLREIYTKYVEESPEKPAKSLSIMRTWASVFEQIGY, translated from the coding sequence ATGGACTATCGTTTTCTCGGTAGAACCGGGTTACGCGTCTCCCGCATAGGCTTTGGCGTCTACAGCTTAACCGGGCTATATGGCAGCGTCCCGGAGGAGGATGCCATCGAGCTTCTTCGTTACGCTGAGCGACTTGGCATAAACTTCTTCGATACAGCAGATGTCTATGCTAACGGATATGGAGAAGAGCTACTGTGCAGAGCTTTCGGAGAACGGGGCATGGCGAGAATAGTGGTTGCTACTAAGATCGGGTATGACTTCTATAGCAGGAGAACCCCGCCTCCCAGGAGGTACGATGAAACCTACTTATTATGGGCCTCGGAGAAGAGTAGCGAGAGACTGTGCAAAAAACCTATAGATCTCATACAGATCCACAATCCGTCACTCCACGTTCTCCGCGACATGTCTTTCTGGAAAACAGTTGAGCGCCTAACCGAAGAAGGATTTGCAAAACATGTTGGAGTGGCGCTTGGCCCTGAAACCGATGTGCTCGAGCACGCTATTATCTTGCTGCAACATGGGCGTGTAGAGTCAATTCAGTTCGTATATAATATTCTTGAGCAGGAGCCAGGAGCCACGATAGCGAGAATGGCTGCATCAAGAGGTGTTGGAACCATAGCAAGAGTGCCCCATGGGGGCGGTGTCCTAGACGAGTCTATCACGCTTGCCGAGGCGAGGAATCTTAGCGATCACCGCAGCCTGAGGAGAAACGGGTGGTACGAATGGGCCTTCAAAGTATACTCGGAAGTTAAAAATGTACTTGAGAACGCGCCCGGAACACCGGGACAAAAGGCCCTAAGGTTCGTGATCGATAGTGCTCCTATAGATGCTGTAATAGTTGTTGCGAAGAATAAGGATAGATTGAAAGAATATATTGAGGCGTTGGAGCTGCCTCCCCTAGTCAATGACATAATACGCACCCTTAGGGAAATTTACACAAAGTATGTCGAGGAAAGCCCGGAAAAACCGGCAAAGAGCCTAAGCATTATGAGGACATGGGCTTCCGTTTTTGAACAAATTGGTTATTAG